The Pirellulales bacterium genome window below encodes:
- a CDS encoding ABC transporter substrate-binding protein, with the protein MQFLIRRNRVRRSWLGGLSLSVVSSLALLVTGCQKGANTAAPGAPSDAGPAKLKVAFIGLTCEAPIFVAYENGFFKDEGLDVELVRTDWDGLREGLGLGKFDANHTLVMFLLKPIEQGLDVKITGGIHTGCLRIQAGVNSNIHGLLDLRGKRIGVPNNMGSPPCLFATRVLAANGMDPKKKDDVDWIVLPPDGMALAVKNGQVDAIATSEPMGSILLGKGAVRTVVDQAVDSPYKDEYCCVSVVSGKLARENPAAAAKVTRAMLKGAKWVGANPTAAAKLSVEKKYIAASAEMNAQALSKLKYIPGVARARETVEQVAKEAKTSGLLDSKTDPVELAKKAWIDLDGVSDKWIEGVEVEKIAGGGPPPKLTPEMLAAMFDGKEACCSCCAPAVDRAASLRDGRFICP; encoded by the coding sequence ATGCAATTTCTTATTAGACGGAATCGGGTGCGGCGATCCTGGCTCGGCGGCCTATCGTTGTCGGTAGTGAGTTCGCTCGCACTGCTGGTGACGGGCTGCCAAAAGGGTGCGAACACGGCGGCTCCCGGCGCTCCTAGCGACGCGGGCCCCGCCAAGCTGAAGGTCGCTTTTATCGGCTTGACCTGCGAGGCCCCGATCTTCGTGGCCTATGAAAACGGCTTCTTCAAGGATGAAGGATTGGATGTCGAACTGGTCAGGACCGACTGGGACGGGCTGCGCGAGGGTCTCGGACTCGGGAAGTTCGACGCAAACCACACGCTCGTCATGTTCCTGCTCAAACCGATTGAGCAGGGACTCGACGTAAAGATCACCGGCGGCATCCACACCGGTTGCTTGCGGATTCAGGCCGGCGTGAATTCCAACATTCATGGGTTGTTGGATCTCCGCGGCAAGCGGATCGGAGTGCCGAACAACATGGGGAGTCCTCCTTGCCTTTTCGCCACGCGAGTGCTGGCCGCCAACGGGATGGATCCGAAGAAAAAGGACGACGTCGATTGGATCGTGCTCCCGCCGGACGGCATGGCGCTGGCGGTGAAAAATGGCCAGGTCGACGCGATCGCCACTTCCGAGCCGATGGGCTCGATTCTGCTTGGCAAGGGAGCCGTTCGGACGGTGGTCGACCAGGCGGTCGACTCGCCGTACAAAGACGAGTATTGCTGCGTGTCGGTCGTCAGCGGCAAACTGGCGCGGGAGAATCCGGCGGCCGCGGCCAAGGTGACTCGCGCCATGCTCAAGGGAGCGAAATGGGTGGGCGCTAACCCGACCGCGGCAGCAAAACTGTCGGTCGAAAAGAAGTATATCGCGGCCTCGGCCGAGATGAACGCCCAGGCGCTTAGCAAACTCAAATACATTCCCGGAGTGGCCCGTGCCCGCGAGACGGTCGAGCAAGTGGCCAAAGAGGCGAAGACGTCCGGATTGCTCGACTCGAAGACCGATCCGGTCGAGCTGGCAAAGAAGGCTTGGATCGACTTGGACGGCGTTAGCGACAAATGGATCGAGGGCGTCGAGGTCGAAAAGATCGCCGGCGGTGGCCCGCCCCCCAAGCTGACTCCGGAAATGCTGGCGGCAATGTTCGACGGCAAGGAAGCATGCTGTTCCTGTTGCGCGCCGGCCGTAGACCGCGCCGCATCGCTGCGCGACGGGAGATTCATTTGTCCGTAA
- a CDS encoding ABC transporter permease subunit, translating into MIETDSVRAESVESQPPRAAAVQRGYCSLVVLWPAAAAVVAYVLHKLLPNNDPALVTQLYPLLLQATFAMALVFAAAAWIWKRFRPAARHGAPLFAVAILALGLWDLVTLKWALLPMPYFPGPELVLQGMLDDRWVLLDSTYHSLKLLLFGYVLGVSAGLTSGVLMGWFRHVRYWGMPIMKVFGPIPATAFVPLVMVMFDDAFFSGAALIALAVWFPVTMLTSSGIANVPASYFDVARTLGAGRRYLVFRVALPAAMPSVFIGLFMGMGAAFLTLIVAETVGVRSGLGWYFKMQKDYFEYSKVYASVVIMAFFFSGLMTLLFKVRDRVLGWQKGVIRW; encoded by the coding sequence ATGATCGAGACTGATTCGGTTCGAGCGGAGTCGGTCGAAAGCCAACCGCCACGCGCGGCGGCAGTGCAACGCGGTTACTGTTCGCTGGTCGTGCTGTGGCCGGCTGCCGCAGCAGTTGTGGCTTATGTCTTGCACAAGCTGCTGCCGAACAACGATCCGGCGCTTGTGACACAGCTTTACCCACTGTTGCTGCAAGCGACATTCGCGATGGCCCTCGTTTTCGCCGCCGCGGCGTGGATTTGGAAGAGATTTCGTCCGGCGGCGCGACACGGCGCTCCGCTTTTCGCCGTGGCGATTTTGGCTCTCGGCCTCTGGGACCTGGTTACGCTCAAATGGGCCTTATTGCCGATGCCCTATTTTCCGGGTCCCGAACTCGTGCTGCAAGGGATGCTCGACGACCGCTGGGTTCTGCTCGACAGCACCTATCATTCACTCAAGCTGCTACTGTTCGGCTACGTTCTCGGTGTGTCGGCTGGACTCACCAGTGGTGTGCTGATGGGATGGTTTCGCCACGTCCGCTATTGGGGCATGCCGATCATGAAGGTCTTCGGGCCGATCCCCGCCACCGCCTTCGTCCCGTTGGTGATGGTGATGTTTGACGACGCCTTTTTCTCAGGCGCCGCGCTGATCGCGCTGGCAGTTTGGTTCCCAGTCACCATGTTGACCAGCTCGGGAATCGCCAACGTTCCGGCCTCGTATTTCGATGTCGCCCGAACGTTGGGGGCGGGGCGCCGCTATTTGGTCTTTCGTGTTGCCCTGCCTGCCGCGATGCCAAGTGTTTTCATCGGGCTCTTCATGGGCATGGGCGCCGCATTCCTGACGTTGATCGTCGCCGAAACGGTCGGTGTCAGGTCTGGATTGGGGTGGTATTTCAAGATGCAGAAGGATTACTTCGAATACTCGAAGGTTTACGCATCGGTGGTCATCATGGCGTTCTTCTTTTCGGGGCTGATG